The following are encoded together in the Nocardioides sp. Arc9.136 genome:
- a CDS encoding sulfotransferase, which produces MTDDPGTFLLGVGAQKGGTSWLHDYLQASPQFDPGFRKEYHVFDGLDLPHSSYVRERVLRQAERARLAREAGEPYDEGRLLRASFYTDPGAYPDYFAGLLRAPGTRLTADVTPSYALLGEERLASVRRSFEERGVRCVAVFLMRDPVDRVWSSVRMSYDRGRGTEGRTAEERTLEVHRQDYHRLRSRYDLTLDRLDAAFAPGLVHLELYERLFRPEAVEELCGFLRIDAHPAQVGKRVNATPTDAVLPEATVREVAATYAPVYDAVARRFPDVDLERLWPSARFR; this is translated from the coding sequence GTGACGGACGACCCGGGGACCTTCCTGCTCGGTGTCGGGGCGCAGAAGGGCGGCACCAGCTGGCTGCACGACTACCTCCAGGCGTCCCCACAGTTCGACCCCGGGTTCCGCAAGGAGTACCACGTCTTCGACGGGCTCGACCTGCCCCACTCCTCCTACGTCCGGGAGCGGGTGCTGCGGCAGGCTGAGCGGGCCCGGCTCGCCCGGGAGGCCGGCGAGCCGTACGACGAGGGACGCCTGCTGCGGGCGTCGTTCTACACCGATCCCGGCGCCTACCCCGACTACTTCGCCGGCCTGCTCCGGGCGCCGGGGACCCGGCTGACGGCCGACGTCACCCCGTCGTACGCGCTGCTGGGGGAGGAGCGGCTGGCCTCGGTGCGCCGGTCCTTCGAGGAGCGCGGGGTGCGCTGCGTCGCGGTGTTCCTGATGCGGGACCCGGTCGACCGGGTGTGGTCCTCGGTGCGGATGTCCTACGACCGCGGCCGGGGCACGGAGGGGCGGACGGCGGAGGAGCGCACGCTCGAGGTGCACCGCCAGGACTACCACCGGCTCCGCTCGCGCTACGACCTGACCCTGGACCGGCTCGATGCCGCCTTCGCGCCGGGCCTGGTGCACCTCGAGCTCTACGAGCGCCTGTTCCGGCCCGAGGCCGTCGAGGAGCTGTGCGGCTTCCTCCGCATCGACGCCCACCCCGCGCAGGTCGGGAAGCGGGTCAACGCCACCCCGACCGACGCAGTGCTGCCGGAGGCGACGGTGCGGGAGGTGGCGGCGACGTACGCCCCGGTGTACGACGCCGTGGCCCGGCGGTTCCCCGACGTCGACCTCGAGCGGCTCTGGCCGAGCGCACGCTTCCGCTGA
- a CDS encoding 2'-5' RNA ligase family protein, producing MSDRRQMDMDGLREHWAWRPEWVRERPCLYWYLAVGPAGLAEACEPVLAELRRTPWLDVVPPAWWHVTVCDVGFEDELDPSVVDRVGASVAEAVAAAAGGSPPGALHLDCGPYERFASAVALRVGPSAAVGALQQTVRDATELVLGPGRPLVHRHRFRPHLSLGYANRAVTGAELDSLARRLPEVAGQAQVDRLSLVAVTRRDRHYQWSVRREVPLHRVPVPSGAVG from the coding sequence GTGAGCGATCGTCGACAGATGGACATGGACGGCCTGCGCGAGCACTGGGCGTGGCGGCCCGAGTGGGTCCGGGAGCGCCCCTGCCTCTACTGGTACCTCGCGGTGGGACCGGCCGGCCTGGCCGAGGCCTGCGAGCCCGTGCTGGCCGAGCTGCGCCGCACGCCGTGGCTCGACGTCGTCCCACCGGCCTGGTGGCACGTCACCGTGTGCGACGTCGGCTTCGAGGACGAGCTGGACCCCTCCGTGGTCGACCGGGTGGGCGCGTCGGTCGCCGAGGCCGTGGCCGCGGCCGCGGGTGGGTCCCCTCCGGGCGCCCTGCACCTCGACTGCGGGCCCTACGAGCGGTTCGCCAGCGCGGTCGCGCTGCGCGTGGGGCCGTCCGCGGCCGTCGGCGCGCTCCAGCAGACCGTGCGGGACGCCACCGAGCTGGTCCTCGGACCGGGCCGGCCACTCGTGCACCGCCACCGCTTCCGGCCGCACCTCAGCCTGGGCTACGCCAACCGGGCGGTCACCGGTGCCGAGCTCGACTCGCTCGCCCGTCGGCTGCCGGAGGTCGCCGGGCAGGCGCAGGTCGACCGGCTCAGCCTGGTCGCCGTCACCAGGCGCGACCGGCACTACCAGTGGTCCGTGCGCCGCGAGGTCCCGCTGCACCGGGTGCCGGTCCCCTCGGGGGCGGTGGGTTGA
- a CDS encoding glucosyl-3-phosphoglycerate synthase, which translates to MRPDVQAWFAHRTSTSADHDRHRLADRKGATTVSIVLPARNEAATVGAIVERLLEELVERVHLVDEVLVVDSGSDDATSEVARAAGATVVRQDQVLPELGDRPGKGEALWKSLHVTTGDVVAFVDADLCEFDAQFAVGLLGPLLDDPRVEFVKGFYDRPLHTGGEVLPAGGGRVTEILARPLLDMHLPELAGIVQPLAGEYAGRRTLLERLPFVSGYGVEIAMLVDVLHEVGIDAIAQVDLGLRRHRNSGDAALGRMACQVYLALLSRLERYGHVVVHDPPTPLITQFARVEDEFVPTTSCVAVSERPPMARLAVSSDPGRATGRP; encoded by the coding sequence GTGCGCCCCGACGTGCAGGCGTGGTTCGCCCACCGCACGAGCACGAGCGCCGACCACGACCGGCACCGGCTGGCCGACCGCAAGGGCGCGACCACCGTGAGCATCGTCCTCCCGGCGCGGAACGAGGCGGCGACCGTCGGTGCGATCGTCGAGCGGCTCCTCGAGGAGCTCGTGGAGCGGGTCCACCTCGTCGACGAGGTGCTCGTCGTCGACTCGGGGTCCGACGACGCCACGAGCGAGGTCGCGCGCGCCGCCGGGGCGACCGTGGTGCGCCAGGACCAGGTCCTCCCCGAGCTCGGCGACCGGCCGGGCAAGGGCGAGGCGCTGTGGAAGTCGCTCCACGTCACGACCGGCGACGTGGTGGCCTTCGTCGACGCCGACCTGTGCGAGTTCGACGCCCAGTTCGCGGTCGGGCTGCTCGGGCCGCTGCTCGACGACCCGCGCGTGGAGTTCGTCAAGGGCTTCTACGACCGGCCGCTGCACACCGGCGGCGAGGTGCTGCCCGCCGGCGGCGGCCGGGTCACCGAGATCCTCGCCCGGCCGCTGCTGGACATGCACCTCCCCGAGCTGGCCGGCATCGTGCAGCCGCTGGCGGGGGAGTACGCCGGCCGCCGGACCCTGCTCGAGCGGCTGCCGTTCGTCTCCGGCTACGGGGTCGAGATCGCGATGCTCGTCGACGTCCTGCACGAGGTCGGGATCGACGCGATCGCCCAGGTCGACCTCGGCCTCCGGCGGCACCGCAACTCCGGCGACGCCGCGCTGGGCCGGATGGCCTGCCAGGTCTACCTCGCGCTGCTGTCCCGCCTCGAGCGGTACGGGCACGTCGTCGTCCACGACCCGCCGACCCCGCTGATCACCCAGTTCGCGCGGGTGGAGGACGAGTTCGTCCCCACGACCTCGTGCGTGGCGGTGAGCGAGCGCCCGCCGATGGCCCGGCTCGCCGTGTCGTCCGACCCCGGCCGCGCGACGGGCCGGCCGTGA
- a CDS encoding glycosyltransferase: MTTVLVNAGPWLPVPPGGYGGIENVVATLVPELRRLGVRVVLATVGTSELEVDELLCPLAGPRFESVAAPYNQVSGIAHAHMHEVAAELRRRTDVDVVHDHLEVVGPAVLAAMGRSAPPALQTLHWDLRKHADFYERFDGGGRVRFAAVSRSQLERAPENLRAQAMGVVPLAVPTPAGAAGGSGGAPGEHALVLARITADKGQDVAVRVARAAGVPLVLAGPVAGIGEPGELRERLAAGEERLLAHPDVRYWCEEVAPHVDGEQVRWVGCVGGEEKERLLRSARALLTPIRWAEPGATAVVEALGRGVPVVGTPLGVLPTLVEHGVTGFLADTEAGLAACLRDVGRIRAEDCRAAAARWTPEAMARSYLDLYDALLEAAG; the protein is encoded by the coding sequence GTGACCACCGTCCTCGTCAACGCGGGCCCGTGGCTGCCGGTGCCCCCGGGAGGCTACGGCGGCATCGAGAACGTCGTCGCCACCCTGGTGCCCGAGCTCCGCCGGCTCGGGGTGCGCGTGGTGCTGGCGACCGTGGGGACCAGCGAGCTGGAGGTCGACGAGCTCCTGTGCCCGCTGGCGGGCCCCCGGTTCGAGTCGGTCGCCGCGCCGTACAACCAGGTCTCGGGGATCGCGCACGCCCACATGCACGAGGTGGCCGCGGAGCTCCGCCGGCGCACGGACGTCGACGTCGTCCACGACCACCTCGAGGTCGTGGGTCCGGCGGTGCTGGCAGCGATGGGGCGCAGCGCACCACCGGCCCTGCAGACCCTCCACTGGGACCTGCGCAAGCACGCGGACTTCTACGAGCGCTTCGACGGCGGCGGCCGCGTGCGGTTCGCCGCGGTCTCCCGCTCGCAGCTCGAGCGCGCGCCGGAGAACCTCCGGGCGCAGGCGATGGGCGTGGTCCCGCTGGCGGTCCCGACCCCGGCGGGAGCGGCGGGCGGCAGCGGGGGAGCGCCCGGGGAGCACGCGCTGGTGCTCGCCCGGATCACCGCCGACAAGGGGCAGGACGTGGCGGTGCGGGTGGCCCGCGCCGCGGGCGTGCCGCTCGTGCTGGCCGGGCCGGTCGCCGGGATCGGGGAGCCCGGCGAGCTGCGCGAGCGCCTCGCCGCGGGCGAGGAGCGGCTTCTCGCCCACCCCGACGTCCGCTACTGGTGCGAGGAGGTCGCTCCCCACGTCGACGGCGAGCAGGTGCGCTGGGTGGGCTGCGTCGGCGGGGAGGAGAAGGAGCGGCTGCTCCGCTCCGCCCGCGCGCTGCTCACCCCGATCCGCTGGGCCGAGCCGGGGGCCACGGCCGTCGTCGAGGCCCTCGGCCGGGGCGTCCCGGTCGTGGGGACGCCGCTGGGCGTGCTGCCGACGCTCGTCGAGCACGGCGTCACCGGCTTCCTCGCCGACACCGAGGCCGGCCTCGCCGCCTGCCTGCGCGACGTGGGCCGGATCCGCGCCGAGGACTGCCGCGCCGCAGCGGCCCGCTGGACGCCGGAGGCCATGGCCCGGAGCTACCTGGACCTGTACGACGCGCTCCTGGAGGCCGCCGGATGA
- a CDS encoding Gfo/Idh/MocA family protein, translated as MRIVVVGAGSVARRHVEVLTGLGARVVGVVDPDEAAAGRLAAACGATATTDVEQALDDGRPDAAYVCVPPFAHGPAERAVLARGLPLFVEKPVGLDPAVAEEVAGLVERAGVVSGTGYHWRCLDTLDPLRERAAAAPPLLAVGSWLDKRPPVAWWGSARLSGGQVVEQLTHVLDLARSLLGEAAEVHAVGVRRAPTAPDRQPDPVDDPVDDATAALVRFHSGAVASFTATSLLAAKRQASLQLCGPGWWAEVDDAGVCWDEGSGRRPEAWSEDPRVAVDREFLEAVRGERAATRAPYAEAVRSHRLAWAVSESARTGGPVRLDAPSAGAGGTAS; from the coding sequence ATGAGGATCGTCGTGGTCGGGGCGGGGTCGGTGGCACGCCGGCACGTCGAGGTGCTCACCGGGCTGGGCGCCCGTGTCGTCGGGGTGGTCGACCCCGACGAGGCCGCCGCCGGGCGGCTGGCCGCGGCCTGCGGGGCCACCGCGACGACCGACGTGGAGCAGGCGCTCGACGACGGACGTCCCGACGCGGCGTACGTCTGCGTGCCGCCGTTCGCCCACGGCCCCGCGGAGCGAGCGGTGCTGGCCCGCGGCCTCCCGCTGTTCGTCGAGAAGCCGGTGGGCCTGGACCCGGCGGTCGCCGAGGAGGTCGCGGGGCTGGTCGAGCGCGCGGGGGTGGTGTCCGGCACCGGGTACCACTGGCGCTGCCTGGACACCCTCGACCCGCTCCGCGAGCGCGCCGCCGCCGCACCGCCGCTGCTCGCGGTCGGCTCCTGGCTCGACAAGCGGCCGCCGGTCGCCTGGTGGGGATCGGCCCGGTTGTCCGGCGGGCAGGTGGTCGAGCAGCTCACCCACGTGCTCGACCTCGCCCGCTCGCTGCTCGGCGAGGCGGCCGAGGTGCACGCCGTGGGCGTGCGTCGCGCACCGACGGCTCCGGACCGGCAGCCGGACCCGGTCGACGACCCGGTCGACGACGCGACCGCTGCCCTGGTGCGGTTCCACTCGGGCGCCGTGGCGTCCTTCACGGCGACGTCGCTGCTCGCCGCCAAGCGGCAGGCCTCCCTGCAGCTGTGCGGCCCCGGCTGGTGGGCGGAGGTCGACGACGCGGGCGTGTGCTGGGACGAGGGGAGCGGGCGGCGGCCCGAGGCGTGGTCGGAGGACCCCCGGGTGGCGGTCGACCGGGAGTTCCTCGAGGCGGTCCGCGGCGAGCGGGCGGCCACGCGCGCGCCGTACGCCGAGGCGGTGCGCAGCCACCGGCTCGCCTGGGCCGTCAGCGAGTCGGCGCGCACCGGCGGGCCCGTCCGCCTGGACGCCCCGTCCGCCGGAGCGGGGGGAACGGCGTCGTGA
- a CDS encoding zinc-binding alcohol dehydrogenase — MRRHNLVVEAPGRVVLVEEDLPEVPEGGLLLETVATGLSAGTELTFVKGDHPGLHRDHDVELGLFRERPGGAPAYPVRRLGYMEVGRVARSRTAAFGEGDLVAAAYGHATAHVADPLREHVVPLPDDLDPLLGVYVAHVGPICANGLLHAAADAVGPSTARLGDGVAGRRVLVVGAGLIGLLTAVMAADLGAEEVAVADADPRRLDVAAALGLVPVPLDGDPAVWAKTRWRHGPADHGADLVLQCRGRTAALATALRAARPQGTVVDLAFYTEPTADVRLGEEYHHNGLRLVCAQIGRVPRGTGGAWDRLRLSACTVGFLRRCGGPLREHLLTDVLPLSDAPELLADLAARRRHALSAVFTTGRG; from the coding sequence GTGAGACGGCACAACCTCGTCGTCGAGGCACCGGGGCGCGTCGTGCTCGTCGAGGAGGACCTGCCCGAGGTGCCGGAGGGCGGGCTGCTCCTGGAGACGGTGGCGACCGGGTTGTCGGCCGGCACCGAGCTCACCTTCGTCAAGGGCGACCACCCGGGGCTGCACCGCGACCACGACGTGGAGCTCGGGCTGTTCCGCGAGCGTCCTGGCGGCGCCCCGGCGTACCCCGTGCGCCGCCTGGGCTACATGGAGGTCGGCCGGGTGGCCCGCTCGCGGACCGCCGCGTTCGGCGAGGGCGACCTCGTCGCGGCGGCGTACGGCCACGCCACCGCGCACGTCGCCGACCCGCTCCGCGAGCACGTCGTGCCCCTCCCGGACGACCTCGACCCGCTGCTCGGGGTGTACGTCGCGCACGTCGGGCCGATCTGCGCGAACGGTCTGCTGCACGCCGCGGCGGACGCCGTCGGACCCTCCACGGCCCGGCTGGGCGACGGCGTGGCCGGCCGCCGGGTGCTCGTCGTCGGCGCCGGCCTGATCGGCCTGCTCACCGCGGTGATGGCCGCCGACCTGGGCGCGGAGGAGGTGGCGGTCGCCGACGCCGACCCGCGCCGGCTCGACGTCGCCGCGGCGCTGGGCCTGGTCCCGGTCCCGCTGGACGGCGACCCGGCGGTCTGGGCCAAGACCCGGTGGCGCCACGGGCCGGCCGACCACGGCGCGGACCTCGTGCTGCAGTGCCGCGGACGGACCGCCGCGCTCGCCACCGCCCTGCGCGCCGCCCGGCCGCAGGGGACGGTCGTCGACCTGGCGTTCTACACCGAGCCGACCGCGGACGTCCGGCTCGGCGAGGAGTACCACCACAACGGGCTGCGGCTGGTGTGCGCGCAGATCGGGCGGGTGCCCCGGGGCACCGGCGGCGCCTGGGACCGCCTCCGGCTCTCGGCCTGCACCGTCGGGTTCCTGCGCCGGTGCGGCGGCCCGCTGCGCGAGCACCTCCTCACCGACGTCCTCCCGCTGTCCGACGCGCCGGAGCTCCTGGCCGACCTGGCCGCGCGTCGCCGGCACGCCCTCTCGGCCGTCTTCACCACCGGCCGCGGCTGA
- the coaE gene encoding dephospho-CoA kinase codes for MRVGLTGGIASGKSTVSAILAELGAIVIDGDLLAREVVEPGTPGLERVVEAFGPEVLTAEGALDRPALGAVVFADEARRKELEAIVHPLVFERIVELEQAAGPEDLVVHDIPLLAESGRAPTFDAVVVVDVPVETQVERMLGQRGMTREDAEARVRAQATREERLAIATHVIENTGSLEDLRRRVLEVHAALTGEAS; via the coding sequence ATGCGCGTGGGACTCACCGGCGGCATCGCCTCGGGCAAGAGCACGGTGTCGGCGATCCTCGCCGAGCTGGGTGCGATCGTGATCGACGGCGACCTGCTCGCCCGCGAGGTGGTCGAGCCCGGGACGCCGGGGCTGGAGCGGGTGGTCGAGGCGTTCGGCCCGGAGGTGCTGACCGCCGAGGGCGCGCTGGACCGGCCGGCGCTGGGCGCGGTCGTCTTCGCCGACGAGGCCCGCCGCAAGGAGCTCGAGGCGATCGTGCACCCGCTGGTCTTCGAGCGGATCGTCGAGCTCGAGCAGGCCGCCGGTCCCGAGGACCTGGTGGTCCACGACATCCCGCTGCTGGCGGAGTCGGGCCGCGCCCCGACGTTCGACGCCGTCGTGGTCGTCGACGTCCCGGTCGAGACCCAGGTCGAGCGGATGCTCGGCCAGCGCGGCATGACCCGCGAGGACGCCGAGGCCCGCGTGCGCGCCCAGGCGACCCGGGAGGAGCGCCTCGCGATCGCCACCCACGTCATCGAGAACACCGGCAGCCTCGAGGACCTGCGCCGCCGGGTGCTCGAGGTCCACGCGGCGCTGACCGGGGAGGCCTCGTGA
- a CDS encoding glycoside hydrolase family 3 N-terminal domain-containing protein, which produces MRRALPALAVSAVLALGACSGADGGGSGSGSGGDQAGPAATPGTAGTTSTAADPDEPTGWGPTAGELEEARGIVSGWDAAQLAGQVIVGRFNGSDPTEAAALVRDLHLSGLCVTAGNVVDAEQVRALNAAVSEAVAADGRGIPAVLGVDQEGGVVSHLRGIATEFPSFAHAGAAVEQGRPGREVVRRAAEATGLELRDLGFTWVFAPVADVTVGAADPTIGTRSPSTDPDLAAAAVRAAVTGYNEAGVVSTTKHFPGHGSVTSDSHESLPVLGRTAEELAATDLPPFEAAVRAQAPAVMVGHLDVEALDPGVPSSLSEEVYDFLREDVGFEGVTITDSLGMGAVVGREKPAVTALNAGADLLLMPPDTRHTHTVVTEAIESGEVTRERAEEAAATVVALQLWQQRLAGEVDVPPDVVELAGEASRELDESY; this is translated from the coding sequence GTGAGGCGCGCCCTGCCCGCCCTCGCGGTCTCCGCCGTGCTGGCCCTCGGCGCGTGCTCCGGTGCCGACGGCGGCGGGTCGGGCAGCGGATCGGGAGGCGACCAGGCCGGGCCGGCAGCCACGCCGGGCACCGCCGGCACGACCTCGACCGCGGCCGACCCCGACGAGCCGACCGGATGGGGGCCGACCGCCGGAGAGCTCGAGGAGGCCCGCGGGATCGTCTCCGGCTGGGACGCCGCACAGCTGGCGGGCCAGGTGATCGTCGGGCGGTTCAACGGCTCCGACCCCACCGAGGCGGCAGCCCTGGTGCGCGACCTGCACCTCTCCGGCCTCTGCGTCACGGCCGGCAACGTCGTGGACGCCGAGCAGGTCCGCGCGCTCAACGCCGCCGTCAGCGAGGCCGTCGCCGCCGACGGCCGCGGGATCCCCGCGGTGCTCGGTGTCGACCAGGAGGGCGGCGTGGTCAGCCACCTGCGGGGCATCGCGACCGAGTTCCCCTCCTTCGCCCACGCCGGTGCGGCGGTCGAGCAGGGCCGCCCCGGTCGCGAGGTGGTACGCCGCGCGGCCGAGGCGACCGGGCTGGAGCTGCGCGACCTCGGCTTCACCTGGGTCTTCGCCCCCGTGGCCGACGTGACCGTCGGCGCGGCCGACCCGACCATCGGCACGCGCTCGCCCTCCACCGACCCCGACCTGGCCGCAGCGGCCGTCCGTGCCGCGGTCACCGGCTACAACGAGGCCGGCGTCGTCTCGACGACCAAGCACTTCCCGGGCCACGGCTCGGTGACTTCCGACAGCCACGAGTCGCTGCCCGTGCTCGGGCGGACCGCGGAGGAGCTGGCGGCGACCGACCTGCCGCCGTTCGAGGCGGCGGTCCGGGCCCAGGCGCCGGCCGTCATGGTGGGCCACCTCGACGTCGAGGCGCTCGACCCCGGCGTGCCGTCGAGCCTGTCGGAGGAGGTCTACGACTTCCTGCGCGAGGACGTCGGCTTCGAGGGCGTCACCATCACCGACTCGCTGGGCATGGGGGCCGTCGTCGGCCGCGAGAAGCCGGCGGTGACCGCGCTCAACGCCGGGGCCGACCTGCTGCTGATGCCTCCCGACACGCGGCACACCCACACGGTGGTCACCGAGGCCATCGAGTCCGGCGAGGTCACCCGCGAGCGTGCCGAGGAGGCGGCGGCGACCGTGGTCGCCCTCCAGCTGTGGCAGCAGCGGCTCGCCGGCGAGGTCGACGTGCCCCCGGACGTCGTCGAGCTCGCGGGAGAGGCCTCCCGCGAGCTCGACGAGTCGTACTGA
- a CDS encoding RNA polymerase sigma factor RpoD/SigA codes for MATRTAQSGAREIEGRDSVGLYLDEIARNALLDAAAEVELSKAIEAGLFAEQLLAEGRVGRRKGGAPMSASREELEWLAEEGRKAVDQFITANLRLVVSIARKYGRAQMPMLDLIQEGNTGLIRAVEKFDYTKGYKFSTYATWWVRQAITRGIAQQARVVRLPVHVVEELNQVGGARRTLERQLGRDPEPHEIATELGMDVDRVLDLMSWGREHVSLDSPVDEDGDTSLGDLMAQETAPGPDLTVLDTESRDRLNSLVGHLDDRAADIIRSRYGLTDGRQHKLADIGAKHGISAERVRQLEREALQKLRRIADPDLAA; via the coding sequence ATGGCAACACGCACCGCACAGTCCGGGGCTCGGGAGATCGAAGGACGTGACAGCGTCGGTCTCTACCTGGACGAGATCGCCCGCAACGCCCTTCTCGACGCCGCCGCCGAGGTCGAGCTCTCCAAGGCCATCGAGGCCGGACTCTTCGCCGAGCAGCTGCTCGCCGAGGGCCGGGTCGGGCGCCGCAAGGGCGGCGCACCGATGTCGGCCTCCCGCGAGGAGCTCGAGTGGCTCGCCGAGGAGGGCCGCAAGGCCGTCGACCAGTTCATCACCGCCAACCTCCGCCTCGTCGTCTCCATCGCCCGCAAGTACGGCCGAGCCCAGATGCCGATGCTCGACCTGATCCAGGAGGGCAACACCGGCCTGATCCGTGCGGTCGAGAAGTTCGACTACACCAAGGGCTACAAGTTCTCCACGTACGCGACCTGGTGGGTGCGCCAGGCGATCACCCGGGGCATCGCCCAGCAGGCCCGCGTCGTCCGGCTCCCCGTGCACGTCGTCGAGGAGCTCAACCAGGTCGGTGGCGCCCGCCGCACCCTCGAGCGCCAGCTGGGTCGTGACCCGGAGCCGCACGAGATCGCGACGGAGCTCGGCATGGACGTCGACCGGGTCCTCGACCTGATGTCGTGGGGCCGCGAGCACGTCAGCCTCGACTCTCCCGTCGACGAGGACGGCGACACCTCGCTCGGTGACCTGATGGCCCAGGAGACCGCGCCGGGTCCCGACCTGACCGTGCTCGACACCGAGTCCCGGGACCGGCTCAACAGCCTGGTCGGCCACCTCGACGACCGTGCCGCGGACATCATCCGCTCGCGCTACGGCCTGACCGACGGCCGCCAGCACAAGCTGGCCGACATCGGCGCCAAGCACGGCATCTCCGCCGAGCGGGTCCGGCAGCTGGAGCGCGAGGCGCTGCAGAAGCTGCGCCGGATCGCCGACCCGGACCTGGCCGCCTGA